DNA from Eucalyptus grandis isolate ANBG69807.140 chromosome 5, ASM1654582v1, whole genome shotgun sequence:
AACCATTACTAAACATACCACATGAACAGATATGTGGCATAGTGATTTAGGCATTAGGTTTGAAATCCCTCTCCAATATATCAATCTtttttaagacaatttttttttaaaaaaagagaggatatTTTTGTGGTTTCTTGGCCCAAACCCTAGACCCTCCAATGGTTTACAGTATTAACTCGAGAACCAAACTAATCAAGGTGAGTTCTCCAATTTTTCACCCGATAGCTTGGCTTGCACCAACCGACCTAAAACTGGTTGGTAAAGTCGGTTTCGATTTGGTTTCCAAATTGAATTGGTTTAGTTGCTAGCCACTAATGAGTGAATCTTAATAGTTTCTTCGTCTATTTTCcaatgtttttgtgttttttttttcttgtgcttAATTTGTTTGACCTCGATAAGGATGACGAAACAGATCATCATTTCACATAGATTAATTTGAAATACTCTTAATCATCCATCTCTTATTTTAAAGCCCCCTGATGTCTGATTCCATCCACTACTTGTCCACAACTCAGCCGAAGACTCGCAGTCAACTCCAATCAAGTAAATCCCGCCGACCAGCTGTCTACATTTCATGACTTAGGTTGCATCATGAGCTACATAAACAAAGCAATTCATCttaaacaccaaaaaaaaaaaaaaaaaaaaaaaaaaaaaatcccttttgacCCTTGACACAATCGATGGATTTTTAATACATGAACTTCATGTTCTCCCAGCAGCATGTGTCTCCGCCGTCTAATGTTGTTCTGTCATGCCAGGCTGCCCCCCTCTCCAGAACAGTTCTCAGAACCCCATTATACTACAAATCTCATTCTGTCCTGTTGTCAATGGTTGATTAGAATATTCAAGCAGCATTTCATCTGCATTGGAATATCGAACCCCTCCAAAAATAAGCCCTCGAATCAGAGAGATGTTGGGAAAGTTATGGTCTTTTTTAggatttctctcttttccttttggcccttttttttttttttttttttttttgtttggttatgGTGGAGTCTTTTCTTATTGGTTATTTCCAGGCTACTTTTGAATAAGAGCACATTGTGGCCCCATCCATTCACACAGTAAAACATCCAAACTGCATCCCTAAAATTGTGTCACCTTTTTCTTGCCAGATTTTGGAAAATCCAGCTACAAGTCACTGGATAAGACCAAAAGCTCAAATTTTTTGATCCGTGTAGCCACTGTTCCTGCAACCTCGAGCTCTAGAAATCTTACTCTGTGAAtctatcttctctttttggaagatataccggattttcttccaaatttgcTCTCCAGCGCAGCAGGCATATCAATCAAGATCCCCACTTGATCCTCTTTTCCGCACCCAATCACTGGTCAGAAAAATGGGTTGCCGGGGAAGCAAGGAGAAATCTCCACAGTCTGGCGCAAATGGGTACTCGAGCACCACTGTCTCAGGGCAAAACCAAGCTTATCAACAAGGAGCTGCGGTTCAGACCCACAAGGTGTCCGCTCAAATGCCTCAACCAAgaccacaacaacaacagcCAGCGAGTAATCCTGCACCAGTGAGCAGTGAGGTTGCTCAAAAGAGGCCTGCACCAGTGAGCAGTGGGGTTGCTCAAAAGATGGACAATACAATTCTGGGTAAGCCATTTGAGGAGATTAAGCAACACTACACTCTCGGCAAGGAATTGGGTAGAGGTCAATTTGGCATAACGTATCTTTGCACTGAGAAATCCACTGGCCAGACTTATGCCTGCAAATCTATActgaagagaaaacttttgtCGAAAGGTGATAGGGATGATATGAAAAGAGAGATTCAGATTATGCAACATCTTTCCGGTCAACCCAACATCGTTGAATTCAGGGGTGCTTATGAAGATAGGTATTCAGTGCATGTGGTGATGGAGCTCTGTGCTGGTGGGGAGTTATTTGATAGGATCCTTGCCAAGGGTCATTATACTGAGAGAGCTGCTGCTTCCATTTGCCGCGCGATAGTTAACGTGGTCCACATTTGTCACTTTATGGGAGTTATGCATCGTGATCTCAAGCCTGAGAATTTCTTGTTGGCAAGCAAGGATGAGGGAGCTATGTTGAAGGCCACTGATTTTGGGTTGTCCGTCTTCATTGAGGAAGGTGAACTTCTATTCCTCTTCAAGATCCACTTCTTTTTATGCAAGAAATGATTATCAGATTCTTGTGGTTAGGATTTTCAGTGTTTTAGCTTGAAAATTGTTTGCTATGTGACTATGACCTCACTTACATTTGACAACAACATTACATCTCCTGGGAACGGTTTAGAGTTGGACCAATCATCATCAATAATTCATGATGTACCTTGGTCTTCCAAAAGAGATGAtcataaatgaaaagaagaatataGCCTGGAACCACGGTTTCATTCAATTATTAGCTGTCCTGTTGAAAAGGATGGCCATGATAATCATTGATGACTTTTGGAAAATGCTAGTGCATGAGTTTGCTTTGTTGGGCAAATTGAGAGCAAAAAAGTACTGCTAATCAATGGCCAGTGGTTGGGTTTTGGGATGAATGGCCACTGTTCGAAAATCACTTGACTGCAAAATCTTTTCATGGAAAAGCTAGTTCCTTGCTATGCTGTTGATGATAATAGGCTCACAGTACAGTGGAGGATATATCTGGTGAACTTgagcatattttctttttgttaattacAGTAAATTGCTTCATCTCCTTTTAAATGTACTAGCTGCAGTTCCAGTTGATTCCTTAATGAATCTGTTCCCTAAAAAGGATTTCTTGCCCTAATCAGATTTTGGTCAATTCCTTCTTTGCCTTGGCTTGCTTTTCAtggggagagaagagaggagaaagaaagagtggaagagagagagagggtggggcAAGGTGGTATTGCAGTTGAATGAGAGTTTCAGCCCTGCAACCTTTGCTTTATAAGTGGTGCTAGCTAAAGGTTAATTGCAGAGCAGCAtgtcttttcatttcctttgatAATTCCATAATTATTACGTTATCAGCCATTTCCATTTCGCAAGTGGTGATCTCCTGATGCTGATTCTGTGTTATCAATTCTAAAGTATGAGCACACTTCATAGGTTTCTCAAAGTAATTTACTTGGCATGTTGGTTGTACTCATCATACTTTTGATGTGCTTGTGGtgcttttgtccttttttttgtcCAACCCAGGAAAGGTGTATCGTGATATAGTGGGTAGTGCTTACTATGTTGCTCCTGAAGTACTACATCGTAGATACGGAAAGGAGATTGATATCTGGAGTGCTGGAGTTATTTTATACATTCTACTAAGTGGTGTCCCTCCATTCTGGGCAGGTAGATTTTGTCAATATTTTTGCTGCTTAAAAGAATATGCTTATTGCACAGCAGTTGATtgccttaaacttttaatttatattgcAGAAACTGAGAAAGGTATCTTTAATGCCATACTGCAAGGAGAAATTGATTTCGTCAGTGACCCATGGCCATCAATATCAGATGGTGCCAAGGATCTCATCAGGAAAATGTTGACTCAGGATCCTAAGAAGCGGGTCACCTCTGCCCAAGTCCTTGGTAATAGAACCCAAATCTCTCTGTAGTTCATCATAATATGAATTCGTAGGCCTTATCTTGCCTATAGGTTTCTCCCAGTATTATTTGATGGATCTGTTACTGTTGAATATCTTTTAAACCAACATAtacatgtgcatgcattaatttGGTGGAAAACATAGATATTCACTGTTCAGGATAATGTTTACTCTTTTCAGGCTGTCCAGTTATCATGTTTGTGTTGTTGCTGGGGATTTGATGCATCCTTCTTCATTTTGCATTCAGATTGTTTCATACCATTATAGAAATGACAGTTATATattgctgttgttgttgctaTACAATAATCCATGGATTTAATGGTGTATCTcatcttcagtttcttttctttctttctaaaagaaaatgtgGCATTCTGATATATGAATATTCTTTGACCTGGGAAACTCTTGACAAAATATGGTCCATATGCTTGTCACCAACATTGGGATGTGATGCTTGTTGTAATTAGAACATCCTTGGCTCAAAGAAGGCGGAGAAGCATCAGACAAGCCAATAGACAGTGCAGTTCTATCCAGGATGAAGCAATTCAGGGCGATGAATGAGATGAAGAAGCTTGCATTGAAGGTAAACCATTTATATAGGTGCACAAGTGATGTGCAGAAGGAATCATCATGAAATTTGCGAAGTTGTTATTATGTGATGTTATCGTAATTATTCCCAGGTGCTTTGACTCCTGATAATGTATTTTTCATCCAAAATTAAGACAGAAATGAAGTTCTGTCCAATGATTattgaatctttaaatttttaaattaaacagGATCAAAATAGAGGTACTTCTGGAAGAAATTCTCTCATCACTTATTTTCGGCAGTTCTAGGTTGGAAACTATGATTTAGCCATGTTATTGTTGGTAGTTTCTCCAAGAATGTTTGCCTGTAGCAAGGCAGCAGCTGCATGAAATATTCTTTTACGTAATAAAGCCAGCTATGGTAACGATGATTGTTGTAAATATATCAGGGAATAGTGTAGaacttgtttttgaaaattgcaacTCATCCATTCATTTTGGGCAGTGGGTCTATTGGGATTGGGCTTCTCTTACTACAGATGAAGTAATCTATTGTTAAGTTACTTTCAGGAACTTCTTTTGCACTTCTATCTCTTTGCTTAAGCAGAGATGGCTGCAATTTCATGAGAACTTTGTAAGTAGTCATCCTGTCCAGTTGATTCGAAAGACTAGATCAATGTGTTGTATTTAATATCTGGGGCAGTATAAACTGACAATACACCACCTATTTTGGAATGATATACTCATTGATGGAATGGTTCCTCCTATTCTGttcattttgtttgttttgtcaaTAGGTAATTGCAACAAATTTCTCTGAAGAGGATATCAAAGGTCTTAAAGCCATGTTTACGAACATGGACACAGACAATAGTGGCACGATCACCTTTGAAGAGCTGAAGTCTGGTTTGGCGCGACTAGGATCGCGGCTCACAGAGACTGAAGTAAAGCAACTTATGGAAGCTGTGAGTGAGATATTTAGAGTAGAACCTTGATCACTGTATATCATATTTATCTATACTTGTCAATCTAATCCCTCTCAACATATTTTACAGGCTGATGTTGATGGAAATGGTTCGATTGACTACATTGAATTTATATCGGCCACAATGCATAGACACAAGCTAGAGAGAGATGACCACCTGCATAAAGCGTTCCAATATTTTGACAAGGATGGCAGTGGGTGAGTGTTAATATTTTCTTGTACAGAGATGTGAGCAATTTATGGCAAATTAGTTTCCTTTTCGCAAGCTTTGCTTCATTTGATAATAGTTATCTTCTTGATATGGTTTTGAGACATCTGTTCTCCAACAGTCATGTACGTCCTGTTGGCCCCTTCTAGCTATAAGTACTAGGCAACGAATTTTCTTACTTCATCTTCAGCTTCTGACAAGAAGTGAGTGAACTTAATGTGATTATATtcaaacaataataaaaagaataataataagtaataataataacaattgTTTGTATGATTTGGTGCTAATATTTCATGGTTTCTGAAAAGATCGTGAAGAATGGCTAGGAAGTGTAGTTTCTACATGAAGTAAGATCTTGGATAGCCTGTGTTGATGAAAATTACCACTCAAAATGCTGTGACAGTTATATTACCAAAGATGAATTAGAAGCTGCAATGAAGGAACACGCCATTGGTGATGAAGCCAACATAAAGGAGATCATTGCAGAGGTTGACAAAGATAATGTAAGTcagttttgttgattttgattttatggCCCCACACACGCACGCACACATATTTGAGCTGATGTTTTCTGATCGTTGTTATATAGGATGGAAGGATTGACTACGATGAGTTTTGCACAATGATGAGAAGTAAATCTCAGCATCCCGAAAAGCTTTTTTAAGTCACATAGTTAAAAAGCTCTTTGTTGGCAgaagtattttatttttcctttcaggtGAGTGCTATTATGTTCCATAAATCAATCTGAAGTAGAGTGATGAGGAGAGTTACGGTCCATCCATCTTGGTTTAATGAGTCCATCTTTGCTCTTGCTCACATCCCTGCTATTTCTCATTCTCTGGGATGATGTATGATTGCTTCTCACTCCATCTCATTATCGCAGTTGATGCCTGCTCGGATATCATGTATATTATGATTTGGCCTTTGTTCTGTACCCGACAATAAAGAGGAAGTCTTATTTTGCGAGTAATTGCTCATGACTTTGTGCATATGACaatgcaccttttttttttttttattattattatgaattAGTGTACGTTCAGCAGGTTGATTTCTAATGAGAGTCTAAGTTAATTTTTAGATACAGATCCCATCATATGTCAGAAGATCTAAGGCATTCATGAATTGAGAGCCTGCCTTTCTAATTGGCGCATTTCCCTTCATATTTCCAAGAAACATGTCTCTTTAAAATGTTATCCACTTCATTTCTAGACATTCTCTTCTTCTGCCATTCGCATTATCAACTAATTAGAGTCAATTGTGGCTTGAGATTACAGTGATAAGCTCCTCAAAAGTCAAAATGGATGGTGATAAGCTGACTTGGTGGTGCATCTGAGAACAGATTTTCTGGGGGCAACTCTTGGCCTGATGATGTTGGAGAAAttccttattatttttcaattatgacAGATCTGATACATCACCCTTAGCATCTAGGTGTGAGATCTAAAGTCTGCATTAGTTTATGATCTCCCAGTCCCCACCACTGACGTTTGGCCCATTTAATAATCCCCCTCTCCCAAAAGACATTTTACTATGAAGGGAATTAGCTTAAACTATTTCTGCCGACACCTTCCTTTTGGtttttgctttacttttagAAGCAATATgagctcattttttttatgagtcTCCGCAGGAAATTTCACATTTCCATCCATCATCGCGACATCAAGAAGACAACTAACTTTGAAGTGCATGAGTCACCAACCATTATCACCACTGAAATACATAAATCTTCCACCTTCAACACCATCTATCCAGTACATACACGCCCCCCCATCTTTATTGAACAGATGGGATCCTCAGGCAGACATTGAAACTAGACAAAGAAGGGACAGGAAAGCTAGGACAGCCACAGTCCACATTTACTAAACACACTCCATAAAAAACAAACACCATCTTATTTAGTCCTCACGATACTCTTATCTTCCTCTTGTGAACAAGGGAGGAATAATTGGCCATGGCGAGGATTGAACCCACACTGGAGATCATGGAACTTCTAGTGGTGTTTGTTGGCAACGTTGCATTGCCTCCTGATCTCACCCTTGTCTCCGGTAAGCGGGTTGTTCTCAGAAAGGGTGGTGAGGGCTCTGGCGAATTCCTTGAAGAAGTAGTTTTGGCTCTTGGCCATCTTCTTCACATAGGGCTTGGTCCTCTTATCGACGGCTAGCTGGTGATCCACCAGGAGCAAGCCCTTGTTGTCCAATATGTTCCTGTAATAGTTGTTGTCGAATATCATGGGGGTGCCACGGTCGTTCCTCACGTACTGCACGGCCTTTGGGTCAGGGATCGGGTCCGGGCACTTGTAGAGCATGTGCTCCACATGGTCGGGATTGAGGGCTGGGTCAACCTCTGGGTATAGCCGCTGAACCAGCTTGACGCAGTGGGTTCGGCCCACGCTGTGTGCTCCTGTTAGATGCAATATAAGACATTGTTAGACTCCATCAATTGCAGGCAACGGACTCTAGTGAGAATGGATTTGGATTGAGTATGAACGCTTTAATTCAGACACTAGTCAGAAGCTTAGAATTAATTCAAGAAGCACCAAATGAAAGTACCGAGCAAGGCAACCACTCCAGGAGTATCAATGCCCATCTTTGCAAATCTTTCAAGCACAACAGACATGCTCTCGTTGTGGTCTGGCAAGTGTTCCTCAATGACATCTGCTCTGCTCCTCCTGccatctcttcttccagttTTCAGAGGAATTTGAGGGCCTCCTAGCTGGTGAGGAAAAGAATATAGCTTTTAAAGTTTAGAGAACAGATTTATGCCAGATCTGCTTAGATTTAATAAAGcccattgattttctttttcctcccatTTTTTTCTAAACAGTAAAACCCTCATCAGTAAGATCTGAAGTTCATGCAGCTGTCCTTTTTGATTCTTATAATCAAATTCTCCCTAAAGCTGAAACTGGAAATCCTGTAATAGTTTTCTTGTTTGGCCAGAAATGAAATAGTTGTTGCAGTTATGAGTCAAAAGAGCATTTAATTCAAGAAAAGGGCACTGAGATCAAGgtcaaaaatggaatttttGCCATATCCATGGTAGTGCTCGCATGATACCTCCCCCAAGTAGGAACTGGAAGGGATCAATCACAACTAGATTTTCTTCCCAGAAAAGTATTCTTGAAATATCTACtattgtctttctttcttttttacagAGTCAGCAAAAGATCATAGAATGTCATGAACTAGAcccatttgaaaatctttttataaGTCGCATCTGTGAAACAGATACAGTCTAGGAAATGACACGAGCACCGCATGCAGAGAGGAAAATTGATAATCTGGAGGGTGAAAGATTCATAAGTACCGCAACAACGCCATCTCTAGCAGACAACACCAGAATGTCTGCACAAGAAACAACTCCAGGACATTCTCTCTCCACAGCCTCCTTGATGGTGTCAAGGTACCTGAAGTTCCTCATCCCAAAGCTCCTGTCCGTCTCTTTCTCAGAGAGATCCCTCCTCGTTGAGTCCAGGAGCAATGAAGCATCGCAAGACTGTGCAACACCCACATGCCCAAACAGTGAAAAGATCAAAACTTTAGCTTCAGAAGGCAGCATTTCTTtgggtaaaaagaaaagggcaaagaaagatgaacaagACTGTAACACCTTTAACTtaaattcttggaaagaaaaacgaaaagaaaagacagaTAAGCAAATGGAAGGAAAGCTAGCTCACTTGAACAGCACAGTCATGGAAGATGTTCCTAAGCCAAGAGAATGCAGTGTTCTTGTGGCGCTTGTAGAGAAGCTTGACTTGCTCTTTAATGATGTCCTCAGCCTGAGGACAAGTGTCCTTGTAGAAGTCTATCACCAGGCCAGACCCTACCTCAGCCTCACCCTCTGCATAAGCAGAGTTAATGATTGTGGctgagaaggagaagaagatggcagcaaagaagaagagagctctgaaacccatctctctctctctctctctctctcactcagaCACCAGAAAAGTCACTGACCTTACATTCGGGTTCTCCTGGATACTCCCTTAAATAACGCAAGgggttcaaaattttttaagcAAAATAGTTAAAGAAAGGGACAGTGTCAAAGTAGGAATTGCAGATCTGATGCTTTTAAGCCTTCTCTTTTCACATTGTGTCTCCAGAATTTACTGCTAAACGGCTGGCTCTTgacatatttttaataatttcttgctGGAGTTCAGAACAGTTTTCCTGGGAGAGTGTCCAGCAAGCGAGTGAAGAGGCATTTATGGAGATAAAGATGCTGACCATGTTTGTCCGTTCGCTATATAATAAGCTAAAGTGACTATCACTTCACCTACTAAATTAAGGGAACCTACACATCCTTCTCTTCTCTGTTAAGATGATGATAACCAGTCGAAACTGTGTTTTTTTAACTGAAATCTGGATTTCATCTATCTTTAGTTGATTTTGAAGCTACTCTAGTTGTTCAATGACATACTTgtattccaaaaatataaacttGGTTGACTCTGAAATTATGAACCCTTAAATGAGTTCCTCTTTGAGGTGGTCACCAAGTTGAGATGATCCATGACTGACAGTACCTTGATCATTTCTGGCTTTTTCCATCCATTACTTATGTCATCCACAGTTGACACTgacttccctttccttttcccaCAGATACCACGCTCCATCAAAGTATAAATTTGACTTTTGgcattttctctcccttttgtgCTAATGATAGAAGCACCAAGAACCAAATCTATAATGCCCCTAGAAAGTAGCAACACTGCATGATTTATCTGGAGGTAACTCTGAAGCCATTTGATATTATtgtggggaaaaaaataaaataatccacaACATTCTTTTCTccactccttttcttttcttcctgaTATTACAAGTTCTGCAGTGAGAATTTCCCAAGTTATACTCTTGAATCAGACAGAGATAAGAACAAAATCAAGGGCATAGTCACATGTGCCCCCCCcctctctccaaaaaaaaaaaaaaaaaaaaagagagaggaaaaagacagTCATGTGGAAGAGAGGGCGTTGTCCTGGACTAGCATGGGGCTTGAATTCTTTAGCTAGGAAAAAATAGAAGGGGAGAAAACATAATATCTGCAAATATGCAGATGAAAGTGATACTTTAATTCTCAAAAAGTGGATATTCCAAAAGTAATATTTTCTGTCTTTATTGCTAACATATACCTAATTAAGGGACAACCAGTAGAATCAAAAGATTCTAGGCCacctattttattttgttggacACTTATCCTagttttgaagttttttttttttttttgggtacaatATAACTTGAATGTAATACAAAGGAACCTTATTTGATCTCCTAGAACCAAAGGAAATAGAGACCATTGGGGCATGAGAAAACACATGCATTGCCCAAGGCAAAATTCGATAACCAATCTGCACGTGT
Protein-coding regions in this window:
- the LOC104445710 gene encoding calcium-dependent protein kinase 2, which produces MGCRGSKEKSPQSGANGYSSTTVSGQNQAYQQGAAVQTHKVSAQMPQPRPQQQQPASNPAPVSSEVAQKRPAPVSSGVAQKMDNTILGKPFEEIKQHYTLGKELGRGQFGITYLCTEKSTGQTYACKSILKRKLLSKGDRDDMKREIQIMQHLSGQPNIVEFRGAYEDRYSVHVVMELCAGGELFDRILAKGHYTERAAASICRAIVNVVHICHFMGVMHRDLKPENFLLASKDEGAMLKATDFGLSVFIEEGKVYRDIVGSAYYVAPEVLHRRYGKEIDIWSAGVILYILLSGVPPFWAETEKGIFNAILQGEIDFVSDPWPSISDGAKDLIRKMLTQDPKKRVTSAQVLEHPWLKEGGEASDKPIDSAVLSRMKQFRAMNEMKKLALKVIATNFSEEDIKGLKAMFTNMDTDNSGTITFEELKSGLARLGSRLTETEVKQLMEAADVDGNGSIDYIEFISATMHRHKLERDDHLHKAFQYFDKDGSGYITKDELEAAMKEHAIGDEANIKEIIAEVDKDNDGRIDYDEFCTMMRSKSQHPEKLF
- the LOC104445709 gene encoding peroxidase 42 encodes the protein MGFRALFFFAAIFFSFSATIINSAYAEGEAEVGSGLVIDFYKDTCPQAEDIIKEQVKLLYKRHKNTAFSWLRNIFHDCAVQSCDASLLLDSTRRDLSEKETDRSFGMRNFRYLDTIKEAVERECPGVVSCADILVLSARDGVVALGGPQIPLKTGRRDGRRSRADVIEEHLPDHNESMSVVLERFAKMGIDTPGVVALLGAHSVGRTHCVKLVQRLYPEVDPALNPDHVEHMLYKCPDPIPDPKAVQYVRNDRGTPMIFDNNYYRNILDNKGLLLVDHQLAVDKRTKPYVKKMAKSQNYFFKEFARALTTLSENNPLTGDKGEIRRQCNVANKHH